One Triticum dicoccoides isolate Atlit2015 ecotype Zavitan chromosome 4B, WEW_v2.0, whole genome shotgun sequence genomic window carries:
- the LOC119294249 gene encoding pollen allergen Phl p 2-like, which translates to MASSRRLLAVALLAMLVAGAWCAAPVTFTVEKGSDTGSGKKQLAVLVSYDMPGDTMSELEIMQHDADDWVAMTKGEGGLWTFESADPLVGPFNFRYFTKKGLKNVYDNVIPDNYTIGTTYTPQG; encoded by the coding sequence ATGGCATCCTCGAGAAGGTTGCTGGCGGTGGCTTTGCTGGCGATGCTGGTCGCCGGCGCTTGGTGCGCGGCCCCGGTGACATTCACGGTGGAGAAGGGGTCGGACACTGGGTCAGGCAAGAAGCAGCTAGCGGTGCTGGTGAGTTACGACATGCCAGGCGACACCATGTCGGAGCTGGAGATCATGCAGCACGACGCCGACGACTGGGTGGCCATGACCAAGGGCGAGGGCGGCCTGTGGACCTTCGAGAGCGCCGATCCGCTCGTGGGCCCCTTCAACTTCCGCTACTTCACTAAGAAAGGCTTGAAGAACGTCTACGACAACGTCATCCCCGACAACTACACCATCGGCACCACCTATACACCTCAAGGGTAG